The following coding sequences are from one bacterium window:
- the rpe gene encoding ribulose-phosphate 3-epimerase has translation MQKIKISPSMLSSDFSILGEEVKRISGAGADMIHFDVMDGHFVPNITFGPMVIESVRKYSTLPFDTHLMISEPQKYWKNFADAGSDIIGIHIEVDLNHKSIIKDIQQYGKKACIVVNPPTPVESIYPLLNIVDQILIMSVNPGFGGQKFMGEVVPKISKLAEMKRENNYRYEIQIDGGINEETAKIVKEAGVEILVAGSYIFKQPDYSKPIESLR, from the coding sequence ATGCAAAAAATAAAAATATCCCCGTCTATGTTGTCTTCGGATTTTAGTATTCTTGGGGAAGAGGTTAAAAGAATTTCTGGTGCTGGTGCGGATATGATACATTTTGATGTTATGGACGGACATTTTGTTCCTAACATAACCTTTGGACCTATGGTTATTGAATCTGTCAGAAAATATTCTACACTACCTTTTGATACTCATCTTATGATTAGTGAGCCACAAAAGTACTGGAAAAACTTTGCAGACGCTGGTTCTGATATAATTGGTATACATATAGAAGTAGACCTGAACCATAAATCAATAATTAAAGATATACAGCAATATGGTAAAAAAGCTTGTATCGTTGTTAATCCACCAACCCCTGTAGAATCAATCTATCCATTGCTCAACATAGTTGACCAGATACTTATAATGAGCGTAAACCCTGGGTTTGGAGGTCAAAAGTTTATGGGAGAGGTGGTGCCTAAAATATCTAAACTTGCAGAAATGAAAAGAGAAAACAATTACCGATATGAGATACAGATAGACGGCGGAATTAATGAAGAAACTGCCAAAATTGTAAAAGAAGCAGGTGTTGAGATACTTGTTGCTGGTTCATACATATTTAAACAACCTGATTATAGTAAACCTATTGAGAGTTTGAGATGA